The nucleotide window GAGTGTAACAGTTTAGACTTAAACCTAGAAAGGAATAAGGATGAGTAAGGATTGGCAAGGAGAATACATATGTttgattgctgctactgctactgctaagtcacttcagtcgtatctgactctgtgtgaccccatggacggcagcccaccaggctcccccgtccctgggatcctctaggcaagaacactggagtgggttgccatttccttctccaatgcatgaaagtgaagagtgaaagtgaagtcgctcagtcatgtctgactcttggcgaccccatggactgcagccgaccaggcttctccgcccacgggattttccaggcaagagtactggagtggggtgccattgccttctccgatgtttgATTGCTGGCAGAgcttaaatgaaataacacaaaccagtttgagaatattttaaatgCGTACATTTTAATAAGAACTATACTTtgaagggggcaggaggagaaggagacgacagaggatgagatggctggatggcatcactgactcgatggacgtgagtctgagtgaactccgggagttggtgatggacagggaggcctggcatgctgcgattcatggggtcgcaaagagtcggacacgactgagcgactgatctgatctgatctgatactttgaAGTATATGTTAATGAAAGCTGTAGTGGCAGGATATTATTGCTATTATAACTATTAAGTCAACACCTGGTAGAAATTCCAGAAAGTgtcctgccttttgagaaacagtAGCCATATAAACTAAGGGGAGTAAACCCTATCTTCTGGAGCCCAGAgcggatttcttttaaaaagtgttctgGAGATCTCGGGGCACCCGGCACCAATACTCCTCTTCAATGCCTCGGTCTTTTCTGAAAACCAGAATGAACCCCGTCCAGCCTGGGAGTCTGTGACAGAGTAGTTTAGGATGCATTTGCCCAAACTGCCTTCCCCTTTCCGTACTCCACTTGTAATGAATACCGCACTTTTTCTTCTTCACGGCATTCTGCTGTTttaaatggcttccctgatagctcagttggttaagaatccgcctgcaatacaggagaccctggttcgagtcctgggtcgggaagatccgggCAGGACgcagaggctacccactccagtactcttgggcttcccttgtgacctagctggtaaaagaatccgcccgcaatgcgggagacatgggttcaatccctgggttgggaagatcccctgggaaagggaaaggctacccactccagtattctggcctggaaaattccatgaactctatagggcatagggtcgcaaagagtcggatacgactgagccactttcacttcagcGTAAGACCACATCTTCCCGCCTGCAATCTACCTACCACCGTGCTTCCCTGTCACAGAAGGGTGAGAAGGACGGAACCGGAGGTCAGACTGCGCTGAGCTTGGCTCCTTGCCACTACCTCATTTCCGGGGGGCTGGCCTGACACCGTCCCGCCCCCAAACGGAAGTGTGTTCGGCTCCGGTTCCGGCTTTGCCCAGTCCCGCAGCCTTTGCCCTTGTTGGGGAGGGACTTCCTGTCTCGTGTGTCATAGTACCTTCAAAGTTAGGCTTGACACCGAGGTCCTGTGTGTCAAGCGGTGTGTCGGCGAATACGGCCGCAGTTTAACTCGGGACTACTGTAAAGATACTCTCCCACTCCTTCTTGCAGTTACCCTCGCTCATCCCCCACCGCACTTCCGTGAGGCCTTGGCCTCCTAAGCGCCCAAGCGAGTGTCTGTCGACAGGTTCGGAGAGGGTCATGGAGGCGCGGCCGCCGGCCCCACGGAGCTTCCTCTGCAGGTCGCTGAGACCTTTTCCTCGGGTCTTTGCTGCCGCAGCTGTGGCCGCCGATCCCAAGGCTCTTGTAGAGGACCAGGAACTGTCTTCCTTCGTCTCAGAACCCCAGTACCCGGAATCCGGATGGGACCGCCTCCGGGAGCTGTTTGTCAAAGAGTAAACGTGCCTACGGTCTGTGGGGAGGGGCTACAAAGGAGGTGACCTGCAGCCTGGATCATCTGGGGCGAAGGACCCCAGGGTGGTGTGATTTATTTTTGCGGGATTTGGAGTTTAATATAATGTACCTCAAGCTTGTATCCTAACATTGCTATTTGGTAGTTCTATTGATTGACAGGCCGGTTTTCAGATGGAGAGGGTGAGACTAACTGAAAGGAAGAACTTTTAGGAATGTTTAGGGAATCTAAACATAGTCTTTAATATAATCCCCTGACTTTACAAATTAGAAGAATTAAGAGTAAGCTATTTAGTGACCCTAGAACCAACATCTGgaggactccagtattcttattcgTGTATCACTTGATCCCAGATTCTGATGCTTCTTGAACAGTAGCCCTCCTCCCCGCTACAAAAATGGAGGTTGGAGAGAGAACACAGTTGTTAAAATTTTTACTCTGCCAAATAAGGAATGTATAAAAAAATAGTAGCAACTGTTGTTGCAAAGATATTAGCTGGATTCACAAATAAAGCGGTGTCAGAATAAATGATAACCCTTTCAATTGAATTAACTTTAATGGAAAACTCAGGATAAttaatttcatcatttttattcctCACTTACCGGTAAAAGTTTTCCCTTTTTATGAAGTACTTAACCATgtactgatggacagggaggcctgctgctgctgctaagtcgcttcagtcgtgtccgactctctgcgaccccatagacggcagcccaccaggctcctctgtccctgggattctccaggcaagaatactggagtgggttgccatttccttctccaatgcatgaaagtgaaaagtgaaagtgaagttgctcagtcgtgcccgattcttagcgaccccatggactggagcctaccaggctcctccgtccatgggattttccaggcaagagtactggagtggggtgccattgccttctccggatggacagggaggccttgcgtgctgcaattcatggggtggcaaagagtcggacacgactgagcgactgaactgaactgaacttcctataTACTACACTGTAGTATCAACTGGTTAACTTAACATTGAAGCTTTATTATGTTGCTGAAATAGAGCAGGGGAGCCAGTGGAATTGTATTTAATTACTTTCTTTAGATTTCATCatcttattttaaagataatgagGCCGCCCTTCCATTGGTCATTCCAAATTTATTTGAGATACTTGTGAACGATCCTATGTAGTACACAacagaaaaggtttatttttgttgatttatttatttttaattggaaatagttgctttacaatgttgtgttagtttctgccatacagcaacatgaatcaaccataggttcccttcctcttgaacctcccctcccaacctcccaccccatcccgtcTATGTAAGTTGTCACAGAggaccaggttgagctccctgtgttacacagcagcttcccattagctatctgttcactttacatatggtaatgtatatatttcaattctttatatacattatatataatgtatatatgtcaattcttcCTACCCTCACCTGCCCCTGCTGTgtctataagtctgttctctatgtctgaatcTCTATTCCTgacctacaaataggttcatcagtaccatttttctagattccatgtatatgcattaatatatgatactcgTTTTtgtgacttaacttcactctgtataacaggctctaagttcatccacctcactagaactgactcaaattcatttgaAAAAGGTTATTTTGATCAGCTTTATAAACCACAGAATGTTGGAGCTGAAGGAAACTTGAAAGATAATTTAATATAACTTTCATTGTCCCCTCCATGTCATgggtgaggaaaccaaggttcagaaTGATTGTGATCTACCTGTAGGTCACTTCGCAGTGGATAACAGAACCAGAACTACAACCCCATTGTTGCTACTTATGGTCTAGGTCCTTTCCACCACTTTTCCCTGTTTGTTTACCATTCATTAGTTCCTAGGCGCAATCATGTAACCCCATAGAGTGTCTGTTGatattatgaagaaaaaatattgctatgtcatggaatttttcagaggATGAAAAAGAGGATATCGTATGCATTTCCTGGCTTGTTAAATCTTAagctcttttttcattttctcttttccgaGTTCTCCCACTTTTTATGTaaatgtttttggttttattcattatataagataaaatataaagttcAGATTATAGCAGTTTTTCCTATTGATATAAGAATTCATTtcttaagaaattttatttagGTTTCTCTCTTGTATATGTGGGAACTATAAGAACTCACTGATTCTGATTTCAGAAATGTGATTGTTAGAATTAGATAAATTATATAGAATTAGAATTAGATAAACACTTGTACAGTCTCAGAAGAAAGCAAGTTAGCAGtttgtaaaaaattaatattcagtAGTTTACTTACATAGGAGGACCATTACTTCTAGTAACTAAACACTTACAAACTTAGCTGTTTGTTAGAGCAATTTCCAGAGGACATCTTGGAAGCTGCAACATAGCTTCTAGTTTCTAATGCTTTTGAGATCAATAGATTGAATGAAATGGTagcttttcccatttattttaggTTGGTCTGTGCTGCCCACTGCATCATGAGCTTTCTCATTCAGTGGTCTTCAATAGATAGTACAGGCCCATCTGAGCatgacataaaaattaaatattcagaaagataaaattttgggtttttttacaCATAGGTATTCATTCTTGCATACATTGTCCTAAAATCTCATAAGTTTTTATAATTTCCAAAAGTTATCTAAAAATTCAAAAAGGTAATTGTTAATTCTGCATCCAGTTTACAAATTCTTTCTGTTTCCAAGGATATAGTATGGCTGTAAGAGTCATCAAATAAAATAACcctttaaaaaacctttttattgcagtataaataaaatatgcacCTAGAAAAATGTACATAAGTATACCTGTCAGTGACTTTTCACTAAACATAGGTCTGTATCCAGCCCTAAGAGACTGTTAACAGTGTCCCAGAAGCTCCCCCTTGTGCCCCTTCTCTGTCACTGCCTTCCTAAGAATAACTACTAATTTAACTTCTGACAGTTTGACTGAGATTTGAGCTACttgtaatataattatttaattcatCAGAAGATTTAATTGGTTCTGTCCATCATGAAAAATTTAAGTCCTGTTTAGCATTTGGGATAATTCTGATCAAACTGTCTTTTGGAGAGCAGTATCCATAAACTAATCCCAAACAACATTGTCTTTTTGATGTTTTAGTGAACAGCAGAGAACTTCAAAAGAACTTCAGGATATTTACAAGGCAGCAATTTCAGCAGGCATCGTCGGCTGGGCATATGGGGGAATACCAGCATTTATTCACGCTAAACAGCGCTACATTGAGCAGAGCCAAGCAGAAGTTTACCACAACCAGCTCGATGCTGTGGTATGTACTGGTGTTCTAATAGTGTTTGGGGACATGCCAGTTTTAGCTGCTTACTTTATACTTAATCATCTAGTTAGGTAGTAGGGTTGAGAAGATTCAGGAAACAAAGTCTGTTCTCAGCAACAATGGAAGTGCTAATGCTAGAGTGCATACTCAAACCTTGTGAGACCACTTTTCTTACTAGAATCGATCACCACTATGGCTCTActttctgaaatatatttctaATCTCCTGATAAATCATCAAGGCTCAGCTGTAGTAAATTTATCCTATTcacaaaacctgtatgcagtacACTAGCTCACACTAAAATAATCATTAACATTTAGAGCTTTACAGTTTGTTGAGTGCTGACTCATTTGCTGTATCTGACATCTGTATATCAGTTCTGTTGTCCTAGTGAGGAAGTTATGGctcagaattttttgttttttaaaatttgtggtttttttttaattgtgtcaaGTTTTAAAAGTTGCAAAAGTAATGCCAGTGTCCTGTAATGTCCAagagggattggttccaggactcctgtggataccaaaatccacaaaTGCTtgagtcttttattttaaaaaaaaccgTAGTACCATACGTCCTTCATATCCATGGTTCTACTTCCTCAGGTTCCAAATCTGGGGATACAGAGAACTGACTGTACAAAGAATTCCTGTACACCTTTCAGTCAGATTccccaaatgttaacattttaccaCATTTGCTTTCTTATTATCTCTGTATAAggcatgatttatttttttgtgaactGCTTGGGAATATGTTTTAGACATGGTGAGTGCTTCAGCATATATTTCctaaaaaacagacattttcttACATAACCACAATATTATTATGCAGTTCAAGACATTAATACTGATAGAGTACTATTATCTTATCAATGGACTTTATGTAAATTTTGCTTATTGTCCcactaatgttatttttaaagtaaacaagttattaaaattttttttctggtccAGGATCTAGTATTGGATCAGatgttgaatttgctttttgtgccTCTCTAGTCAGTCTCCATTAATTTGGAAcagtttttctattgttttttgacTTTTATGACCTCAGTATTTTTTAAGACTTGggccttttattttgtattgtagaATGTCCCACAATTTGGACATTTGATGTTTTCTTGTGATTAAATTTCACGTAAGTGTTTTCACAGGAATACCCTACAATTGGTACTGTATCCTTCCCAGTAAGTAATGATAAGAAGCATGAGATACCTATTTGTCCCTCTACTGGGGATACTTTAATCACTTAGTTAAGATGGTCCCTGCCATGTTTATCCACTATAAAATGATTTGAGTTTTTCCCTTTGTGGTTAATAAGTATCTTAGGAATACTTATTAGATACTTTGAGACTATTCAAATATCCTATTTTTCATCAATTTTTCACCCTCTGGTTTCAGTATTCAGTGCTGATTCTTTCCTAAAATAGTTATTACTGTGGTGGTAACCAGCCATTTTGTAATCCCATCGTCCACGTATATTTATTGGTTAATATTCTGCTGTAAGGAAGAGCTTTCACTTTCCCTCTATTTATCTGTCCATTTATCCATTTATAATTTATTCGGTGTGGACTTGTTGACTTTTACGTTATTCTATGGTTTTATAAtccattattatcatcatttatttTGATACTTGGCATCGATTTAGACTGTTGGAATCTCTTCAAGCTAGCTCTTGTGTCCTTTTGATGATGTCCCCATTAGGCTTTGAGCACATCTTTACTTTGGAGCACAGCATGGTTTTTCTGGTTCATCTTTTTAAGCACCAgccttgtttcttttaaaatggtatttaaatgactcagggaactcaaacaggggctctgtgacaatctagaagagtgggatggggaaggaggtttgggagggaggggacatgggtgtacctgtggctgattcttgttgatgtatgacagaaaaccacaaaattctataaagcaattatccttcaattaaaaaaaaataaagtggcaaaaagaaaacGGTATTTAAAAACCAAGATCTGGGGCTAGGCATGCTCATTGCTACTGAGGTATGATGGTGTCTAGGCAGATAGAGCTAggaaatgtgtatgtatgtgtgtgatttaTATACACTTTCATACATATATCTCTGTTTCTGTATTTGTCTACCTATTTACTAAAAGCCATGAATTTGCGCTGATACCTTTCAGAGAGGTTTTGACTTGCCCAGTATCATATAGTAGTTAAGACTACATCTAGGGATTCTATCACAGTCTTTAAAAATCTAGGCTTTACCTTCACAATATTATGCCAGACTTGCTTCATGGTGGTTAATGAAAATGAGTGGTGGAAACAGACAACCTAACTTCCAATTCTGACTTTATTCTTTATTGGCTGAGTGATCTTGATTAGAAACTTCCTCTTTATGCCTTTTAACACCTGCTTGAAGAaaatgtaaagattaaatgaggtaatatgtTAGCAACTTTTATGTAGAAGGTGGTCAGTAAAGATtaggtttttttccttcctttcttcctctcgtGCACATCTGTATTACTTTAATCCTTACCATTTATAGTTTACTCAgtgttccttctttattttctgttttttcttctccCCGCAATTTCTTGAAAAAAAGCATGTCTAATACTgattttggaaggactgaggctaaagctgaaactccagtactttggccacctcatgtgaagagttgactcattggaaaagactctgatgctgggagggattgggggcaggaggagaaggggacgacagaggatgagatggctggatggcatcaccgacaccgatggacatgaatctaggtgaactccaggagttggtgatggacatggaggcctggcttgctgcaattcatggggtcgcaaagagtcggacacgactgagcgactgaactgaattgaactgaatactgATTTTGTATCTGTCATAGTATTTGTCATATAAATTCTTAGTTGCTATTTAATTGATGAATTACTTGGTTGACACTGCATTTCTTAGTTCCTTTTATACCCTGTGATAGAATAGAGTGCACATGGTACATTTGCTTAAGTTTCAGTAATTGAAGAATGATAATTTCTAGAGATTTTCTATTGTTTCTATCTATTTAGGTGTCCCTACCTATTTCCTAGCTGACATTCCTCCACCACAGTTTTAGAATAGGGAAAGTATCAAGGTGTCTTGGAACCTCACAGCCTTTTTATTAACTTTAGCAATCTGCCCATCGTGCTGCTACACGAGGCTTCATCCGGTATGGCTGGCGCTGGAGTTGGAGAACAGCCATGTTTGTGACTATATTCAAGTAAGTTCTCTGAATCTCATAAAGGATTTTAGGTATTCTTTTAGGAGCACATTGTTTTAACAAATGGAATTATAAAATCTAAACACCCATATAAAAGTAATCTATGATACCTTTTTCTTAAGAACTTTTACCTATTTATGCAAAAGATTCGTCCAGCTGTAGTTTTGTGTCAATGGGTGatggtctgccaggcttctctggtggcataGCAGTAGAGATTCTGCCTGCTGTTgccggagatgtgggtttgatcgttgggttgggaaaattcccctggaggaggaggaagcaacCCAttgcggtattcttgcctggaaaactccatggacagaaggagcctggagaggtatagtctgctgctgctgctaagtagcttcagtcgtgtccaactctgtgtgaccccatagatggcagcccaccaggctcccccgtccatgggattctccaggcaagaacactggagtgggttgccatttccttctccaatgcaggaaagtaaaaagtgaaagtgaagtcgctcagtcgtatccgactctgagcgaccccacggactgcagcctaccaaggctcctccatccatgggattttccaggcaagagtactggagtggggtgccattgccttctatggggtcgcaaagtgttagacatgactgagcaccttgcacaactgagcacgcatgcacatgaaGGCCTGCCAACTAGTATCAAAATAGATACAGGGTTGCTAAATCAGAGGAATTCTGCAGAACTTTACTTTACTTTTCTGTTGCTTATTGGCATATTATAGCAATCTGAAACACACTCACTGAAGGAGCCTGCTGGAACCAGGGATTGACGTAGTAGGCTCGTCTAAACTAACACCTATCACTttagtgaaagttaaagtcaAGAAGGTAATTGAGATatgctttaaattttgttttcttcttcttagtACAGTGAACACTGGTCTAAACGTTTACCGAAATAAAAATGCCTTAAGCCATTTTGTCATTGCAGGAGGTAAGACATTTTTGTTCATATTTCAATCTCAAATATGGTTTAGGAAACATATAAGGACTTATGAGTCATGGCTACTGAATTCTTTGGTTGGCTTCTCATCACATCTCATTTAACATTCATGCAAGATATATGGAAAATGTGCTTGGTCTTTGGTATAtttagtgaacaaaacagaaaaaagtctTTGCCTTCATTGAGTTTTATCATCTAATGTCTATGGGATAAAACAGGTTGCTATGATAAAAAATAGGTGGGGAGGTAAGATCTAATGTGGACAGACTGATTTCTAAGGAAGCGACATTTAAGCTGATAGCTGAAGAATGGAAAAGAGCAGGCTTTGCAGAGAAGAGTCGCCTAAGCAGGGGTAACGTCAAGGGTGAAGGCTCTAAGGTTTCTTAAATGTAGGATAATATGACTGCAACATAGTGAATAAGGGGAAGAAGTGGCTTGAGAGAATTGTGAGGTGAAGTAGAGAGGAGCCAGATTTTTTATGATAAGAAATTAGATTTTGTTTTAAAGCGCTCTGCCTCTGGTAGACATGCCCTcttgaaaatgaacattttaaaaaagtgttgaatattttaattacatttctagTACAAATCCAGTACATTTACCGAAATGTAAATGAAGTTAACTGCCATTTAGATGCAAACATTCACTAATTCATGTATATTCCCTCACATAAAAAAACATACATATACTTCACATAAcagttttttactttttgtttggaAATAACTTCAGGCTTATagaaagttgcaaaaataaaagtaatacagGAGCACCATGAGCAGTATCCTTTAGTACAAAGATTCTGTTACTGTTAAGAACTTTTTTAAGCTCCCCACCCCATGCCTATCctgtctctatttttttccccatcaatttgccatgaagtgatggaaccagatgccatgatcttagtttttgaatgttgagtttcaagccagttttttcactctcctctttcaccttcatcaagaggctctttagttcctcttcactttgtgccattaggctgaagtgacagactttattttcttgggctcccaaagttactgcagatgatgactgcagccatgaaattgaaagacgcttgctccttggaagaaaagctatgacaaacctggacagtgtattgaaaagcagaggcatcactttgccagcaaaggtccgcagtcaaagctgtggtttttccagtagtcatgcatggatatgagagttggacagtaaagaaggctgagcgccaaagaattgatgtttttgaactgtggtgcaggagaggactcttcagagtctcttggaccgcagggagagcaaaccagtcaatcctaaagttaatcagtcctaaatattcattggaaggactgatgctgaagctgaagctccagtattttggccacctgatgtgaagagccaacttattggaaaagaccctgatgctgggaaagattgaaggcaggaggagaagggggcaacagaccatgagatggttggatggcatcacaattcagtggatgtgagtttgaacaaactccaggagatagtgaagaacatggtgtgcggcagtccatggagttgcaaagagctggacatggctaagcaactgaataacaacaaccacCCAC belongs to Bubalus kerabau isolate K-KA32 ecotype Philippines breed swamp buffalo chromosome 2, PCC_UOA_SB_1v2, whole genome shotgun sequence and includes:
- the TIMMDC1 gene encoding complex I assembly factor TIMMDC1, mitochondrial isoform X1; the encoded protein is MEARPPAPRSFLCRSLRPFPRVFAAAAVAADPKALVEDQELSSFVSEPQYPESGWDRLRELFVKDEQQRTSKELQDIYKAAISAGIVGWAYGGIPAFIHAKQRYIEQSQAEVYHNQLDAVQSAHRAATRGFIRYGWRWSWRTAMFVTIFNTVNTGLNVYRNKNALSHFVIAGAVTGSLFRINLGLHGLVAGGIIGALLGTPIGSLLMALQMYCGETVQERKQKDRKAFQELKLEERKARLQFTELLPEEIESNLQKDRSKDDAQKIEALLNLPRNPSSTDKQDKD
- the TIMMDC1 gene encoding complex I assembly factor TIMMDC1, mitochondrial isoform X2 — its product is MEARPPAPRSFLCSEQQRTSKELQDIYKAAISAGIVGWAYGGIPAFIHAKQRYIEQSQAEVYHNQLDAVQSAHRAATRGFIRYGWRWSWRTAMFVTIFNTVNTGLNVYRNKNALSHFVIAGAVTGSLFRINLGLHGLVAGGIIGALLGTPIGSLLMALQMYCGETVQERKQKDRKAFQELKLEERKARLQFTELLPEEIESNLQKDRSKDDAQKIEALLNLPRNPSSTDKQDKD